From the genome of Hippocampus zosterae strain Florida chromosome 8, ASM2543408v3, whole genome shotgun sequence:
ACTGTATGTATGGTCCAATGAATTTGGTATAGCGAATGTGTATGTATTGTTCAATGCATGTAGCAGCAAGGAGGACATGTCCtccgagacaagtttctcctatgggagaccaaataaaaactcaaatcaaaAGCTTGCTATtagtttttcagtgtttttttgtaACATGTGTTAAAAagatttaacattttttaaaaagctaacACCTGAAAATTAAGGTGGATCAATTGTGCCATTTATGTAATAGTAAACACACACTCATTAAAATATAAAGatcacaataaataataaaaaaattactgACACACCTTTCTTTCGATGGCAGCATTTATACTTTCTCAGCATGCCACATCTAATCGTATTTCATGTCTTTCATTTGGTCCTGAAAAAGCTTAAACTGTCTACAGACTccttgattggctggcaactgattcatggtgtcccccgcccactgcccgaagacggctgggataggctccaacaccccccgcgaccctagtgaggatcaagcggttcggaaaatggatggatggatggatgtctacaGACTTTGCTGCATGTGATTttgtatacagtggtgcctcgCGATATTGCGGTTCACTTTTCGCACACTCGCcatattgcagtttttttttcaagagcaatttttattaattaatttaaaacaaaaattgaaaagcagAGGCCAGCAGACTGAGTGTACCGTACTCCTTTTTTCTTCCCTAGATTTTTGAAACGGTCAAACGGGTTTTaaccaacaataataatattactaGTAAtagtacagtaataataattctGTATActtattttgcttgcaaaggTCGGAAGTTTGAGCATGTTTAAACAAGAGAGAAATGTGGGAAAATCTTAATGGTGATGTTGACAGCCTTAAAACATAtagtacaatttttttaaaaaatctacttTGCGGATTTCACCTATCGCAGTTTACTTTTGGAACGTAACCTTCACGATAAaagagggatcactgtaccgtATAAATAAtgtttatatatgtgtgtgtatatatgtgtctATATATGGCTACATAAAGTAAATAcagtatctatatatatatatatatatatatatatatatatatatatatatatattttgcgcgtcgtcccgcacgcggtctgtccttccgtctgtcccttatcaaaacgtacctacttcaccgcgccgctgcgcgccgccactgcgcgccgccactgcgccgctcaggcagtggctcactacgatcgcgcgggcatcttagcgaaaaaatgttgtgtacccacaagcattgcaatgaaattgttagttatttagtagagctaaacatctctttattttcgcgataagcaatgaagatgaacaaaaagttgaaccaagcaacaacacttttgtgggccgaaggcccaccttaccagccttccgcaggaactagctgatgaggggccggagggcggcgaactagctagtgtatatatatatatatatatatatatatatatatatatatatatacatacacataacatgcattacacatactgtatgaacGTACGTGTGCATGCaaggcacgcacacaaaaacacacttgagtTATTATGCCAATAGGAAATTGTGGGGAGACTATACGAGTTTCCTCTGACGAAAGTCTATGTAATGTGAAGGATACAATATGCCAAACAAATGCATCCGTAGTCTATAAACAAAACCTGTTTGATTCGCTTGACGCAACATGGGAAATGACAAGACCACACAAGCCTGGAAAAGAGTAAACTCTATACGGTTtataaactctctctctctttctctcacacacacacacacacacacacacacacacacacacacacacacacacacacacacacacacacacacacacacacacacacacacacatgcgcacattttgacactcaaaataacaaatatcCTGTATATTAGTTTTTTCTATTAATATTGTTGTATTTTACGTACAATATACAGTGGTGCcgattaggtagatcctgatctaccggtagatctaagacaggtcccaagtagatccgaggagtgtcgagaagaaaaaaaacaaacaaccatttgtgtgtctttgtacatgttagtaatatattttttgtgttaatatacactgcaccctagtCATCTtattagtctcattttcactattttttaaaaataaaataaagcaggtaaatcttaaatttacggtggcgcgtgattacctcaccggaagttgttagcgctcagcagtttgcaattgcagcttgtgatcagagctgttgcgctctatcttttatcgtcatgattctcattcagagtttgcatcTTGTagaattcacagagggcacgagcaaagaataggaatctaggagggcccagggaagcactttaaaatggtacgtgtgagctacgatagttaacaggctgaaaaagtgcgtggcatgcctctgtttcaggccatttctcatcatggcgtgtgtgtgtgtgtgtgtgtgtgtgtttgtgcgcatgtgtgccGGTAAGgctagatcccgggaggttagttgatcgaaaagtagatcttcgatccaaaaagtttgggcatatAGATCATGACTTTAAGAATTTTATTACACTATTTCTACTAGTGTAACAATGACTAAGAGGAATTTGTTCCTAACTGGGCTTGGAAGGGCCCCATGTTTGAGTCCCCCACCCAGCCAAGGGATCAGAGTAGAGATATGGCATCTACTGTATTTCCCCAACTGCTTCCAAGGCACTGCAAAGCTGACCACCTGTGTGACACTAATATTGTGTTTGCTATGTTCACTACTGTTATGAATGAGGTAAATGCATACTTTCTCTGCAAATAATACGGCAGCCAAGAGACTAATCGTAGTGTTGTGTAAGTGCACGGTATTTAATATTGAATCGTAGTCCCCTCATGGACGATCTTCCACTTACAGAGCGTGTTGAGGAGGCTGCTTTTCCCTGCATTTGTGGCTCCCGCGATGACCACCTGCACGCCACTGCGTAGCCGCTCACCCCTCCTCTCATCCCTTAGGTGTCGCACAATCTCGGCTTGCAGATCACGCACGATTGCATCCACTGGAAACACAGGAACGGGACATGGCGTCGGCCACGTGCTCAACTTCACCTTGAATTTCTGTGGTTTGAAGGAAAGACTTCCGCTGTCTGACGCTACTTGTCTAGACAACAACTGGGTCAAggtctgtctttttttcaaagatgCCTAAAAGTTCAAATGCATAAATAAAGCACTTTCAACGTTCAAGATTCTGCACATGACTGCCAAATCAAAAACATGACTTTAACCTAAAACCCGTGAAACAGTGATATACTTTATGTACAGTACACATTGTCCACATCCTTCAGGGAATATTAGCAAGTGGCAGTGGAAGGACAATGTGCCAGCCGGGCTTGCTATTTTTAAGCAGGAGTCTATTAATATTTGCACCTCTGAGGCATGAGCTCACATTCCGtaccaccaaaacaaacaacagttcCCAGGCTATATTGTGTTGAAACTTCACAACTTCTGAGGGCTCAAAAAAGTTCTGACGATGCCAGACAACAGGCGACAGACTCTTGGGAGGCATTCctcacacgcacagacacgcacgcacgcacgcacgcacgggaAACCAGTCTCGAGAGTGAGAAATGGTAACGCTGACAGCCGCTGAACACAGTGGCAGTTTGGCTTTGAAGGCAAGACAAATGTCCCACTGTCCCACTGCTCTTTCTCTTCACGCTTCCTAAAAGGAAACAGTTTTTTTGAACAGTTTGATGTCTATGGCTTCTCCCTACGGTAGAGCAAAAGCACACGATGGCCAGTTAATTATCCAAACAGGAAAGCCAGGCTGACATCTCTCTCCTTTGAGAATAAGAAGAGCAAGCACTCACACCCCTGCACCTTCCTCTAAAAGTGTGGGGAGGACTGtcctcttttttgtttgtttgttttgttttgacgggATAACTGCATTTACATACCTTGAGTTAAGACTCCGTCCTCAATAAGCTCATCTTCACTGAAGTCTATGAAGGCCTCCGCATGGGCAAGACActgagacagaagaggagacaATCGTCACGAAATATCTGTTCAAGCCTCCCACCTTACAGGAGAGCGTCAACATGGTCAAGCCCGTCTTGAATCATTCAGTGAATCGAAACAAACGCCTGCAATTACGTTGAGACATTTACAATGCGAATAAAAGTCCTTTTCAACCTAGGTGTCATCCTCTTTATTGTGGCCTGCTGGTGGCTAttctgtccaatcatgacacaATATTCAATTGAATCCATTAGAAAGTCCAAATAGTACATGTTCAAAGTCATGCAATGTagtgtttttttgtcttcattgaGCGACCATCCGGATTTTATCAGCCCAAAGTTCAAAcgccagcatctgtgatggtagGGGGCTGTGTTAGTATTCATGCCATGGTTAACTCAAACATCCATGAAGGCGCCATTAATTCTGAAAAGTGCATACAAGTTTGGGAGCAACATAacatcctctctctcctgtggttgagaggaaagaaagttcatctgtgctgtatgctgtatgttgcacatagtgCCCGTTATTTGACAATAcatttgacttgaacttgaagatACCATCCGAGCGATCTCATTTACAGGGATGTCTCTGCTCATTTCGTCAAGTCATATTTGGCATGTGTTACAAAGGTGTGCCTTCATCATGAAAGACTCTCTCATTGAAAATCCGTGGCCCATTAGGAAGCGCGATAGTACGATAACAGAGACTCTGGACTGCAAAGCAACTTAGGTTGCAGTATTAATCAATcccaaatggggaaaaaaagattccacTTACAAAGCTTCATTtagtgtcctcagttcccaaatgcTTGTTGAGTGAAACGTGATGTAAAACAGAGTTGAACATGCCCTCCGttccagcttgtttggaacatgttgcaggCATCATAAATGAATAGATAAatatggtggtcgactggttgcacgtccacctcacaatgCAAAGgtgtagggtttgtttccagcttccggccttcctttgtggaggtttgcatgttttatcatggaaaacaaaatctaaTGCTGAACAGATTCCAAGGTGTTTTGGAAACTGAATCCAGCTCAAGGAAAGCCTCTGCACTTCCAGCACACCACAAATCAGTATCATGATTGACATTGCGGAGCACATGCAATTAATTGTAGTATAGCTGAAAAACAGGAAGCCTCAGACTCCCATACTCAAGTCTATTACACACGTGCGTtaacgcattaaaaaaaaaacattgtttttttaaaatagtttcacCCTAAACGTCACAAAAAGGTACTTATTAAATTATCTCACATTCCCAAAGGTCAGAACCTAAGATGTTATTACGAAACCTCAAGAAAAACATCTGCAACCGTTGCTCGAAACTAGTGCAACGTGGGAGCGTTTGGCTGATGTCCGTAAAGTTCCTCCGCATGGATAGAGTGGCTTCAGAGAACTATACAGTCACATGATGTCAAAAGACAACGTTGTGTTTCTCAGATGGAGTTACGAACCAGCCAAACATCTGTCAGCACTGTCCATCAGCACTGGTGGACAAACTGTATGCTCTCCAGCCCAATGAAGGCggacacacacaaaggcgcacAGATTCTTTCACATCACTGAGAAGTACACGTTCTATCGATCAAATCTCTTTCAGGATATTCAATTAGGTTAAACTGCTTATTATCACAAATATGTAAAGACTTCCAATAAAaggtgaaaaaatatatatacattttttaagtctgcaaaaactccgcaaacggtccgcgagaagctgcaaaacaacagcgagtcacatagagcaacatatgcagtgctgtactccatgtatatgaattttttggaaaaaatgaatttgtttgaaaaaatcagcgatgcactgaagccgcgataaacgaaccgtgaaatagcgagggatcactgtaattgGTCAATCGCGAGATACCAACTCACTGCATTTAGGCATGGCCAAGATTACTTGTGGAGGTTTTAACTTCAGCATCACAACGGGAAAGAAATGTGATTTAAGATACTTGTTATGTAGAGACAGAGTTGACCCGGCCACCCCCATCCCAGTTTCCAGCTTTCTTCTAGCTTTTCTTTGTCATTCTTTGGTCAAAACTCAGAAAGTGCAAGCAGCAGACACAccaccaaacacaaatacagtGTCTGCGGTGTGTGCGCAATGtactgtaaattacatcataatttagaaattcacatatttttggaaatagGCAACTAATAAAATATTCACTTGGTTGTTCAGAATTTCAAACTTGATGGGTGGGAAACCAACtcagaaactttttttgtttttgcaattaaaaatgtcaatttccaAAAGTCCATTTTACCTGAACTTATCACCAgaaagttttttgggggaataAAATGATGGAACTTAAAACCAGTCATCTTCAGAGTTTACACATGAtgtcagaaaggaaaaaaatatatccatgTGAGCAGCAGCTCATTGTGTAGAACTATATCCTGGTGATAGCAGAGGTCAAAAGGAGAATGAGCAGAATGGTTTGAGGAGATATGCAGTTAACTAACTTAAGTCACACCTGAGGAAGCTGTCTGACATAAAATGTCTCCTTTGTTGCTACAACGTTGCAGATAAGAGATTAAAGGAGGTGAGTAAATCAAACGCACCCGTTTCAGGCTTTGACTCCAGTCCTGATAGAGTTGGCCAAGTTCTCCTGACATTTGCCTTAGTGCCTGTCTCCTCTGGGCCTCAGTCTCGGCGTGAATCAGATCCCCGAGCCCCTCCACCTTCAAGAGGCATCACAACGGTGAAGCAGTAGTATAGACTTCATCCACACTGTCTGTCAGGCACAATCTTTGTCGACATCAATGCTTACCGTAGACATTGTACGGTACATGACTGAATGTTTCTAAGGCCTCGCATGTTGctcttcatttgtattttgcGAAAGGaaaaattttaatttcatttctgtGATGGAAAGGCTTTAGACAATGAGTATTGTAAAATTTGAAAAGGAATACGACAAACAAAAGAGTCATGTGGTCAATAAATACCGTACCAAAGGAGCATGTCATGCAACAGAAAATCCATCAAAGACAGCACCAATTCTGTTTTTACAGCAGCTAAGAagacccaaaaagaaaaaataacaccaccaccaccaccacaattcTGGGATGATGAGCTAAATGCATTGCCTCATGTATAAAGCCCCTCCAAAGTAAATTTAGAGATGTATTGCCAAATACATAATACATGTATGAAGATAATTGCCGGAAATGCATAAATCCTTAGCATTATGTGGTACTCACTTGTGGGGATATAGCATTGAAGTGTATTTCATCATTTCAGTTTTTCCTGATTTTTGGGCATGACTCAAACGGCGCCAATGATTCACTTGCGAGTCTGGTATGAGTTGCCCCTCCCCAAATATGAATGAACCTGAGCATCTTGTTCAAACCGCGACGGTTATCTGGAGTAATTGTAGTctgcagttagctagctatcAATCCCGACCCTAGCTTCACTTTGGAGTGCCTCATCGTCAGCTGTGAATACGTGCATGAAATGCACACAAAGCTGGAAGAGCAAGgagagggtctttttttttttagtccaaaTTGAGAGCCGGCGTTGCCAAAAATTGGTCTTTGACTAACAGTTGAGAGTCGAGTGTGGTCGTGGTTTGAGTGCATTCAGCAGACATGCCCACAGCATTTGAGAGCGGGAAGAATAGATTGGTATTGCAAAATTCTGAAACTCATTTCATAAACggagtgatttttttgggggggtcaaacTTAGAACGGTAGTTATCACCACTCTTCTCTATGGTGTgtcactttacagggactttgcagaaattatgaaatgaaatataTGACATAGTGTATGAAAACACTAGGATGGATTTGTGTCCGATTTGGAATAAGCTCAATGGTCTTGATTGACTGTAAAATACAACTGAAAAAATGCTGAATTCGATCTAcagtaggggcggcccggtagtccagtggttagcacgtcggcttcacagtgcagaggtaccgggtttgattccagctccggcctccctgtgtggagtttgcatgttctccccgggcctgcgtgggttttctctgggtactccggtttcctcccacattccaaaaatatgcatggcaggctgattgaacactctaaattgtccctaggtgtgagtgtgagcgtggatggttgttcgtctctgtgtgccctgtgattggttggcaaccgattcagggtgtaccccgcctactgcccggagacagctgggataggccccagcaacccccgcgaccctagtgaggatcaagcggttaggaagatgaatgaatgaatgaacgatctACAGTACCTCTGTCAGGTCAAGTTTCCCTGCCTGAAAAGCTCTTCGTGTGAACTCCCCAGATTCAGCAGGCCTGATGCCAGGCACACTTCCTgagaaataaacacacaacacGGCATGCAAACACGAtttcaaaaaatggatgcactTTGCGCACAAAACGCGTATTCACGcacgcatgcatacacacacacacacacacacacacacacacacacacacacacacacacacacacacacatttacaacaATTAAATACAGGTAAACATGTCAAGTAAGGTTTACGTGAAACTACTCTCCAAATAagagtttgtttttaaagtttccACAATTATTTAGAACTATTATCAAGGGAAAGGAAAACTATCTTACTAAAATTAAGGCCtttaaatgcaataaaatattaCACATTGCATGTTTTATAGTCTTATAAATTCAtatcatttgtttaaaaaagttTGATATAAAAATATTTCGCCTCTTGCAGAAAGGATTGCAATGTTTTCTGGGTCTTCTGAGTGGGTACAGACCATCTTTCAAATTGATACAACGCTGCTCTCTAAAGGCACAAGGAAGCAAGTGCATCCACACAATTTCCTTTTTTCCTGGTCAGTTGCTTTTCTTGTCAAGCTTGAGGGTGCGCCATGACTGTACTGGCACGACATTGCTTCAGTTCATTCAAATTCTACAACACAAGGGTGAACATAGAAAGCTACCTAGAGCCTGAACGACAGCGGCAGTAACAGCAGGACCTCCGTGGATGTGGAACTCAACACTGTCCTCTCCTGTGAAACTGTGAGGAGCTGGCGACATAAAAAAGGACATAATAGTCAGAGACTACATATAAATGTCTggtttgtcaaaatattttggcTACATGAGATAGCAATATTCATCCTTTTTCTTTGCCGCTTTTCCTCATCAGGGTCGCGGGTCAGGTAGCTGGAGCATAACTAACACAAGGCAAATATGGACAATTAACTTTACAATATATGCCTTCGTTTGGGATGAGAGAGGAAGcgcctaggtgtgaatgtgagtgttaaTGGTTGTTAGTCTGTATGTGTCCTGTGATTAACTTGCTTCCAGTTCAAGATGTACTGTACTCTGCCTGTCACCCAGTTTAGGGTCCTATTACCCATGAACCTAAAGAGGCCAAGcactatagaaaatgaatggacataAAGTCCTACATCTCAGTGGataaaaacatttgtaaaaatgGAGAAATCACCCAAAGAGgaatcaaaatcaaatgtgtgagtaatgtCACAATTTAAACACCTGGGAACCAGAGGACAAGGCCACGGTCCAGCACCTCTTTTGACTGAGGATGTGTGATGCTCCTTAACAATGCGCTGCGAGGAACAGGCAGGCTGCGTGTGAGGCCCGCCATACACCTTAGGGCTGTGGCGGATGAGGGGCCACTAATCCGTACCACGGCAACCCCACACTTGCCATGGCCTGATGATAATGCAAAGATAGTTTCAGCATCAATTAGTGCAGGAGGGTCTCCATCAAAGGAGCTCAGGTGCCTGAAGAGTGGAGTCCATCTGctataaagaaaaatacatacattgtAATATAGTTCCATAAGACAGATGAGAGACCAACcacaatttaaaatattatGTCAATAGATGTCTTAAAATTTGGGGAGGACTAAAGGGCTGGTAAACTGGACCTGtaactgtatttattattactttattttaattcaaagtTAAGCAATATAaatcagtaaataaataaagcactgGTAAATGAATAATTCATACTTGTAATACTTCAATTTTAtgtattgctttttaaaatataaatgtactAATGTTTCGTTAAAGACCGCACGGTGGAGGCTAGTTggcatgtccgcctcacggtgcagaagtgcagggttcgattccggcgctggccttcctgtgtggagtactccccgtgcctgcgtgtgttttctccgggtactcctgtttccatccatccattttctaatccgtttatcctcacgagggttacggccgtactggagcctattccagctgtctccgggcagcaggcaggatacaccctgaactagttgccagccaatcgcagggcacacatagacaaacaacaatctgCGCTAACATTCACAATTAAGGTGCTCAAGCTCCGGTCCTCTAGAGCTATTTTCCTGCTCTTTTTCCGCCTCTCCCTGCTGCAaaatacctgattcaaatgatcagctcatcagcaagctctgcagaggcCTTATAACGGCCCTGGTTTtgtcaatcaggtgtgttgcatcaggaagtgatggaaaaaatgcaggaaagtggccctcgaggactagggtttgagacccctgattgagactctaaatcagtggtctcAAACTCTACTCTAAattttagagcgttccattaacctgccatgcatgtttttggaaagtgggaggagtacacggagaaaacccacgcaagcacggggagaacatgcaaactccacacaggaagaccggggcCGGAATGGAAtcctgcaactctgcactgcgaggcggacGTGCGTATCAGTCAATCACCGTACCGCCCATGTTATGAGGCGATAATATAAATTTCAGCTTCCTCCCGTAATAACagtcaacaaaagaaaaagttggCGTATACTGTACTACAAACCTTTTCATGAAATGGACTGAAGCTGCCCTTACTCCATGATGGACAGACGATAGTAgcatcatcattttaaaaaataactaaCACAAAACAGTTACTTTTCAATTCCCGTAGATTTTATTCCATGACATTCTTGCGTTTAGAAACTACGGGGGTACATTTCCTTTATAACAAGACATTTACggaaagtaaaacatttttaaatgtcacgtATTGAAATCACAAAAACTATTCTCATTTTGACGCGATGTTTTCATGAAGCACGGTGAGAGCTGCAGCTTCCGGGTCGATTATGTTTGGGCAATTCAAGTGGCAGGCCTGAAGTTTAATTCGTCAAACAACATGTCAATCAAAGTACGTTCCGCCTGCTTTCCGTCTTTAAATTCATTCCGTGCTGCTCGAGATTCTCGTTCGTGTTTCCGAAGTATagtaatcaaaaataaaatgtagaaaaatacattaaacaaacaacgacaataaaaaaaatctaaattatgtaattatttatatttcaattttatgaatctatttttttttcatttttttggtgaatATGGCCATTACAATTgacatatttactttttttaaagcatatagCAGCACAGATGCTCACCATTGTAACCAGCTATTTATGAaggtttttggggggtgttttcGTACTGGTCTTACTCCTCAGACACTATCAGGACAACAACGATATGCTCGTCTCGCAGGCGACATCAAGAACAGCAATGaagacacaacaacaacaaaaaagttttttttgtttgttaccagGGGATGCCATACAGGATACTATTTGTGGGAGCAATTTAGGGTTCAGTGTCTTGCACAGGAACATGTTGATAACAGAAAGCTGAAGTGAGGATTCGAACAATTCAGTCAATGGATGATCTGCTCTCTGCCTGTCAAGACCACAATTTTTATGTTGCACCACTGGTAGTTGCAGACACTATCTTGCCAAGTGTTGTTACCAGCAACCAGCAGAGCAACAGCAACGTGGTGGACTTGCGGGTGGTTGTGCCTCAGTTGGTGGAGCATGTCATCCTGTCACAATGGGGTAACGTGTTTGAATCACAGCTCTGACTATCCGCTGTTGAAATGTTTCTGTGCAAGACATGGAAGCCTGAAGTTACTCCCAGTGGGCGTTGCAGTGTTCATGATTATTTATGAGACAAAATCAACGCTTGATTATTTTGGCTAACATCTCTTTACCCTCAACATTTGCTGTGAAATGGTATTGGTGTCTGCAGTCAATATGAAATGATGTGGTTGCCAAGCATAAAATACATATGTATGCAGATAGCTATATTGTAGCAGAACTATGTGATTCCTGATTTTATTCGTAAAAATCTCCTCTTAGAATAGCTTGAATAGAGACATTCATGCTTT
Proteins encoded in this window:
- the gtpbp3 gene encoding tRNA modification GTPase GTPBP3, mitochondrial, whose translation is MMMLLSSVHHGVRAASVHFMKSRWTPLFRHLSSFDGDPPALIDAETIFALSSGHGKCGVAVVRISGPSSATALRCMAGLTRSLPVPRSALLRSITHPQSKEVLDRGLVLWFPAPHSFTGEDSVEFHIHGGPAVTAAVVQALGSVPGIRPAESGEFTRRAFQAGKLDLTEVEGLGDLIHAETEAQRRQALRQMSGELGQLYQDWSQSLKRCLAHAEAFIDFSEDELIEDGVLTQVDAIVRDLQAEIVRHLRDERRGERLRSGVQVVIAGATNAGKSSLLNTLCQRPAAIVSPIAGTTRDVVETALDIGGFPVVLSDTAGLRDSRDLVEREGVRRARERVEQADLTLVVVDCSLLSTDNKQASDFLQDHLNSVLHNQEQIHTELPSDRFLLVLNKVDLLPEEQRQMLKLILGCISGLPPVCMMSCHTSEGLQDFLTTLHSRVKTLCGDPLSGAPTLTQARHRSHLQHCVTALDQYQRYRDLDLALAAEGIRLALTSLGRITGKVGPEEILDIIFKDFCIGK